In bacterium, the DNA window AAAGCTTTCGACCGTCGCGCGCATCAGGCGGAGGCAGCATGGCTCCGCCGGGATTCTCATCTCAAATCGCTCCATCATCCCTGCCCCATCCAGGATACGGAAACGAGCGTCATGTCATCGGTCTGGGCGGCGCCTTTGCTATATTTCCGTACCGCCTTTAAAACAGTGTGAAGCAGGCCCTCCTCCAGCGCCGCGGGCCGGGCGGCCACCTCCATCAGCCGCACATCGCCCCAATCCTCTCCCTTGAAGTTGCGCGCATCGCCCACCCCGTCCGAGTAGAGGAGGACGCTCTCTCCCCGTTTGAGCTGGATCACATCCTCCCGGTAGCGGACGCGGGGAATCATCCCCAGGGGCGGGCCGCTGGCCTCGCCGACAAAGGAAGCACCGCCCCGCAAGTTCGCGCAAATGGGGGGGAGCTGTCCCGCGTTGGCGATGCGCAGCTCTCCGCTCTCGGGGTCGAAGATCGCATAGGCGAAGGTCACGAACATCCCCCGCATCTTATTTTCGCTCAAATCCTGATTCAGCGCATCGAGCACTTCATTGGCCGGGCTTCCCGCCGTAGAGAGGAGACGAAACTCGCTCACGACCCGGGCCATGTAGAGAGAGGCCGGAATCCCCTTGCCGGAGACATCGCCCAGGCAGAGCCCGACCCGCCCATCCGGAAGCCAGTGTGCATAATAAAGGTCACCGCCCACCTCCTGCGCCGATTTCGTATAGGCGTCCAGCCGGAAGCGCCCTGCCTCATCTTGCGGCAATTTCAGGGGGAGAAAGCTTTTCTGAATCGAGGCCGCCAGGTCCATCTGCTGGTCAATGAGATGGCGCCGCAGTTCCACCTGATGGAGGCGGGCGTTCTCCACGGCGATCGCCACCTGCCTGCAGAAGGCCGCGAACAGTTCCAGATCCTGTTCCGTGAAAGGATGACCGTCCCGGTGGTTGAGGACTTCGCTCACCCCCACGATGCGGTCGCTCACGATCAGCGGGGCCGCCAGGATGGATTTCGTTACAAAACCCGTCCGCTCGTCCGCGCCGGAGTAAAACCGGGGATCGTTCTGGGCATCCGCCACGAGCAGGGGTTCACCCGTCCCCATGACGGTTCCCGCGATGCCTTGCCCCTT includes these proteins:
- a CDS encoding SpoIIE family protein phosphatase; translated protein: SRQGGPRMSATAAHDAPVPIDDTGELSRLRIRVDNLSRLIDVTSLISSNLDLDEVMNQVMELAKKVMDAEAASILLWSEEKQCLEFDLAVGEVGVEVLKTIQVKKGQGIAGTVMGTGEPLLVADAQNDPRFYSGADERTGFVTKSILAAPLIVSDRIVGVSEVLNHRDGHPFTEQDLELFAAFCRQVAIAVENARLHQVELRRHLIDQQMDLAASIQKSFLPLKLPQDEAGRFRLDAYTKSAQEVGGDLYYAHWLPDGRVGLCLGDVSGKGIPASLYMARVVSEFRLLSTAGSPANEVLDALNQDLSENKMRGMFVTFAYAIFDPESGELRIANAGQLPPICANLRGGASFVGEASGPPLGMIPRVRYREDVIQLKRGESVLLYSDGVGDARNFKGEDWGDVRLMEVAARPAALEEGLLHTVLKAVRKYSKGAAQTDDMTLVSVSWMGQG